CCACCAACAAAACGCGAACACCTTTAAGAAGATTTTTTAAATCCAACGAAGACCAATCAATAGCGTGCGAAGGCTTTTCATCAAAAGTGTTTACCACTTTTAGTACAGTCGCCTCTTGGCTGGATTTCATATTCAGATATTCTTTAGCAAGGCCGCGCAGTGGTATACGCAAACAGAAGGTGGAGCCTTTTCCAATGGAAGATTCAAGAAGGAACAAATCCCCTCCTAAAAGCTCTGCCAAACGCCGAGAAAGAGCTAAACCAAGACCGGTGCCGCCATACTTGCGAGTCGTTGAAACATCACCTTGAGAAAATGGTTTAAAAAGATTTTCGCGATTCTTTTCGCTGATACCAATACCGCTGTCTTGCACTTGGAATTCTAAGAATTCTTCTTTTTCGTCATTCACATAGGTCTTATATAAAAGTTTAACTGCGCCTTTTTCTGTGAACTTAATGGCGTTTCCGACAATGTTCACAAGAATCTGCTTAAGGCGCACGTCATCGGTAATAACATAGCCTGGCACATTGCTGAGTTTTGCGATATTGAACTGAATTTTTTTATCGGAAGCGCGCACTTCCATAATGGATTTGATTTCATGAATGAGGTTTTCTAGATTCACTTGCGCCATTTCAAAATGAAGTTTACCCGCCTCCACTTTAGAAATATCCAAGATATCATCAATCAAACGCGCCAGCTCTTTTCCGTTACGTTTGATGCTTTTAACGATTTGGGTTTTCTCATCCCCTTCAAGTTCATCGTCGGCTAAGATTTCCGAATAACCAACGATCACTCCCAGAGGCGTTCTGATTTCATGACTCATATTTGCCAAGAAAGAACTTTTCATAAAGTTCGCGTCCTCTGCACGGCGAAGTAGAATCGCTTTATCATAAGACATCGCAAACTGACCAAATACCCCGACCAGAGCATACTCCATCACTTTGGAATCAGCCAGACCTTCTGGTCCTTTCATGATAACCAGAATCGAAGTGCTTTTACCGGACTCATGAAGTACGGAGCGCATTAAATAACAGGATTCATTTTCAAAAGTTTCACGCACTCCCGGAGGACACAACGCCAACAATCTTGTGAGTTCCTCAGAGGGAATTTTTGTTGAAAGAACTCCGTCTCTTAAAAGTTCGTCAAATTCCAACGGCACATCCAAAATGTCTGGAAAGGATCTTAAAACTTTTTGAAAACGTTTTTCAAAAGGTCCCTTGTGTTCGCGTACGAAAACCGCACAGTCTTCAATTTGGAAAACATTTTCCAAATGCCCACAGAATTTTTCAAAAAGATTACTTCCCTCGATAGCCGAAGAAAGATCCGCAATCACAGTATTAAGCCTTCTAAAAAGAGCGATCTCCGTGGATTTACTTTTTGATAATTGTGCCAAAGAGTCTTTATGACGCTCACTGAATTTTAAAAACTGCTGCGTAGACCATAAAGCCAAGAAAATCACCGAGAGCATGACCAATGTCACAAAAGCAAAAAGAAAAGGCACGTAGCGTTCATACCAGTTGAAGAAATGCGGCAATGGCTCAAAATGCAGAGTCCACGTTTTATCGAAGACCTGAATTTCTTTATCGACAGAAATATCTACGGGCTCTTTCTCATCTAAATTTTTAGAGGGAAAACGCTCATAAATGGGAATCGTTCTCCCAAGTTTCTTTTCATAAATATAGATTTTATAATTTACTTTCTCATCGTAGAACTGCGGAACACCCAAGGCACCGTTAAAGAATTTTGTGATCCGCACAATAGAATACACAAAACCCAAGAGCGCGCTTTTAGGCTCAGCTTCTCCTGTGACATCCGTGGTTTTCGTTACGGGTAAATAAATCAAGAAACCCTGTTGATTCGACTCCGAATCATCTTGCACCAAAACCACGGGGTCTGTGATTGCAAGAGAGTTCGTTAAAACTGCCTTATCCATCGCGGATTGCCGACTCAGGTCCGAGTACATATCAAATCCCAACGCTTTTTTATTTCGCCAGTCTTCGGGCTGAATAAGAACGATAGAAGTATGAAGAGCTCTTTCTCCCTCCGGCCAGAACTTAAAGTCTGGATAGCCATTGTCGCGCATTCTTTTTTCTAAAGAAGCGGTTCCGTCTTTTTCGATTTTTTCAGCAAAAGCAATTCCCTGCAGACCCGGAAAACGACGAAGCAACTCGGAAGACTCTATATATGTCTGAAACTCTTTAGGACTGGGCACACCGCTTAACTGAAAATAAGCGCGTGTATCCGTAAGAGCCTGGCCATAACCAAAAAACTCTCGACCGATTGTCGAAGTCACTTTCTGAATCTCTGCTTCTAAGCGAGCATTCCATTCTTTTTCTAAGTGCACCTTCACAGTCCACCAGCTAAAAACGCTCACTGAGATAATAATAAGAAGAACCAAAAAGACATTCCACTCATGCGATAATACAAAAACTCTCTTTAGTCTTTTCACAAACTTCCTTTGTCTTCTACCAATCCATTGTTTCTGTTTTTATTGTTAGGCCTTTCAAGTCCGCCTCGCAACTAGGAATTTCACCTCTCATTTGGGGATTTTTGCCCCTGAAAATCGCCGAAAATATCGCGAGAATCAATATATGAGTTTTAAGCTTAGGTTTGTCATTTGCTATAGATATATAACACTTACCCTTCCCATCATGTGAGTTGGCCTTTTGCGAGGGCCAACTCACCCCTCCTCAAAATGAGACGTCAAATCTAACAGTGTTAAGGTTTCTTAGACAGGTGTTCATGGATTTCCACGCGAAACACCGCTTTTGCAGAGTTTTATCTTGGCGTTTCCTTTGCTTTAGTACTTCGCAAGGGAGGAACCTCAGGATGACTCAAATTTTTATCACGGGAACACAGAAGATTCCCAATCAGCTTAAAAACGAAAAATCTTTCAACTGCACAGTGATTGAAAATCCATACAATCTGCGTGCGGCTTTACAAGGAACAAACGACGAAAAAATCATTGTGGTCTTTTTGCCATTTTTAGAAATCCGTCACTTTGATATTTACTCTTACCTTCAAAAAACGATTCCCAATGTTAAAACTTTTTTCGTGGTCAATGAACTTTCCAGCTCTATGAAAATCAAACTGAAAACGCACCGGGATTTTGTCGTTCTTTGGAAAACAGAAGAGGCGAATTTAGCCAATGACATTCTGGCTTACTTAGAAGGAAAAAGCCTGCAACTGCGCGAGGACAAAAGAGAGCCTCACGAGAACAAAGCGATGCTCAGTCCTTCATTGCTTCCTCTAGGAATGGAGAACAAAGGTTTTCAACCTATTATGGGTGGAAGTTTTGAGAACATTTCCGTGAATGGATCTTGTTTAAAAATCAAGGCCCCCTTCTACAGTAAAAAAGATTTTGTGAGCCTCACCTACCAGAACAAGGCCGGAGAATATGTTTCTATTGAAGGACAAGTTCGCTGGACCAAGTGGAATGAAGGAGAACAAAGCCAAGAACTCGGAGTCCAATTTCTTACACAGGGCTAAAGCTTAACGCCCTGCTTTGACAAAGCTACATATTGCCTCTCCCTGTAAACTGTGCGTTGATTGAGCAGTGGGAGGCTTTATGAAAAAAATTATTTTAACAGTACTACCCCTGCTTTTTGCTCAAAGTGTTTTTGCAACTCGCACTGTTTATGTTACAGGCCGTGGCAGCGAGCGCACCTACTGCAACGCCAACAGCGGATTTTTCTGTCTTGATAAAGCCAAGCGTGACGCTCAATACGATGCTGAAAACGACGCGCGCAGAAACTGTGAAATCTTTCAGCGCGGCCGCGCACTTACCTATACTGCTTCTTATTTTACCAATTGCAATCCCAGCTATCTACCACCGAATCATGACGGAACGTGGGTGAGTTGCAATTCGGATTGCCGTATGCAGTGTGAAGTTCAAAACTAATCTATGTCAGAAAATATTTTCAGCAAAGTTCCTGAGTTGGCGTATATCGAAGAAGCTCTTCCTTGCAATATGGAAGAGTTTAAAAAAGTTGTGATCAGCCGTCGCTCCGTTCGCGTTTTTACGGATGAACAAATTCCCGATGCCGTTGTTGAAGAGTGCCTAAGCCTCGCCTTGCTTGCGCCGAATTCTTCCAATTTACAACCTTGGGAGTTTTATTGGGTGAAGTCCGAAGACAAACTTAAAAAATTAAAAACTTTGTGCCTCAATCAACCTGCGGCACGCACAGCTCCTACGCTGATTGCGTGTGTGGCCCGTCCCGACCGCTGGAGTCTTGGACAAAAAGTAAATCTCGCCTATTTCGATAAGCGACCTGACACGCCAAAAGCTGTCAGAGCGTATTACGAAAAGCTTGTGCCTTTTGTCTACGGCAACGGACCTTTGAATCTCTTTTCTCCGTTTAAGACCTTGGCGATTTCTATTCTAGGTCTTTTCCGTGTCGTTCCTCGGGGTCCTTTTGGACATTGGGGAAATCTTTTATGGGCTACAAAGACCACGGCGCTAGCTTGCGAAAATCTCATGCTCGCCTTCCGCGCGGCGGGATATGATTCCTGCCCTATGGAAGGATTTGATGAAGTTCGTGTAAAAAAACTTTTAGGGCTTCCGCGTGGAGCGTCCGTCACGATGATTATCAGCGCGGGCAAAAGAGCTTCAAATGGAGTTTATGCGGAACGCATTCGTGGCGCGCAGGATTTATTTATTAAAAAGGTGTAGCAGTTATGATGGATATTCTTAGATCAAAAAGCACTCTGGTTCGTTGGGCCCTGCTAGTGGTTCTCATTGCCGCATTTTTATTTATCAACTGGCCCTTCTTAGGTCCTTTGGTTTTGGCCGGCATTTTCGCTTTAGGATTGAATGATTTTATCAACACCATCAGCCGCAAAACAAAACTGAGCCGCAATAGCAGCATTGCTTTAACGGTCCTGGCTGGCTTTGCGATCTTCTGGATTCCTATTACGCTTGCTATCTACCGCATTGTCGTACACATCAGCCAACCTCAAGGTATCGAAACAGATCGTATTGTTTCACAGATCCACAATTTGAAAGAGTTTGTACTTGAATATTTAAAAAAGATCTCTGATTGGACTGGAACAGATGTCGCCGGTCCCGCTCGCGGCATGATGGAAAACACGATGCAAAAAACCGGAGAAATGATTTTTAATTACTCCAGTCAGTTTCTAGGACAGCTTCCGGCAATTTTTTTAGCGAGCTTTGTTTTTACTATTGTACTCATTGTGTTGCTGGTTAAATCCTCGGACGTTCGTGAACTCATTATGAAATACAGTCCTTTCAATTCGGAAGCGACAGATAACCTGGTGGAAGTTTTTAAAAGCAGTTGCTCGGTCACACTCTTTTCAACTTTGGTTATCGGGCTTATTCAAGCGTCCATCATCGGCATTGGAAGTTTGATCTTCGGTGAAGGTGACTTCTGGTTGGTTCTTACCGTCACTTTCTTTGTGTCTTTCATCCCCGTGATAGGTGCCGCTCCGGTGGGTTTTCTTTTGGCCGTGTTAGCATTTATTGGTGGAAGAACGGGCTCTGGCGTAGGACTTACCATAGTTGCGATCATCGCTGGAACCATCGACAATATTTTAAAACCCTTCATGGTCGGAAAAGAAAACAAGATCAACCCCGTGGTGGGTTTCACTTGTGTCGTCGGAGCTATCATTATGATGGGACTCCCGGGCCTCTTAATTGGCCCGGTGATCATGAATCTTTTTGTCGGTTTGAGTCCGATTCTTATAAAAGATATCTAAAGGGAAAAAGGTACCTGGTACCTTTTTCTACAGTTTGCGAATGACGGATTTAAAGAAATCATTTCCTTTGTCATCAACGATGATAAAGGCCGGGAAGTCTTTCACTTCAATTTTCCACACCGACTCCATACCGAGTTCAGGGAAATCGAGAACTTCCACTTTTGTGATGCACTCTTTTCCTAAACGAGCCGCAGGTCCACCGATAGATCCCAAATAGAATCCACCATACTGCTTACAAGCCTCTGTGACTTGTGGGCTGCGGTTTCCCTTACCTAGCATAATCATCGAGCCACCCAAGCTTTGGAATGTTCCTACGTAAGGGTCCATGCGTTCGCTTGTCGTCGGGCCAAAAGATCCTGAAGCATAACCCTTTGGAGTTTTTGCAGGACCTGCATAGTAAACAGCGTAGTTTTTAAAGTATTCAGGAACACCTTCACCGCGGTCCACTTTTTCTTTGAGTTTTGCGTGTGCAATATCGCGAGCCACGATCATCGGGCCACTTAGCATCACGCGTGTTGCGACTTTTTGCGCCGACAAGATTTTCAACGTTTCTTGAATTGGTTTATTCAAATCAATTTGAATCGCTTCGGCACTCGCATCTTTCAAATGGTTTGGAAGATACTGTTCAGGATGAAGTTCCAATTGCTCAAGGAAGATACCGTCACGAGTGATTTTTCCTTTGATATTGCGATCGGCAGAACAACTCACGCCAACACCAATCGGACAGCTCGCACCGTGACGAGGCAAACGAATCACGCGCACGTCATGAACAAAATACTTTCCACCAAATTGCGCGCCAATGCCTGTGTCACGAGCCCAGGTTTCAATTTGTTTTTCCATTTCAAGATCACGATAAGCTCTGCCGCCTTCGCTGCCTGAAGTTGGAAGCCCGTCTAGATAACCAGCGGACGCGTATTTTACGATTTTCAAAGTTTCTTCAGCAGAAGTTCCACCTACACAGAACGCCAAGTGGTATGGAGGACACGCTGCTGTTCCGAGAGAATTCAAAGTCTCTCGCACAAACTTTTCAAATCCCTCCGGATTTAAAACAGCTTTTGTCTTTTGATAGAGATAAGACTTGTTGGCACTGCCCCCACCTTTAGCCATGAACAAGAAATGATATTCATCACCTTGTTCAGAGTAGAGATCGATTTGGGCTGGCAGATTAGAGCCTGTGTTTTTTTCTTCAAAGAAAGAAATCGGCGCCATCTGCGAAAAACGCAAATTGCGTTTTTGATAAGTATTGTAAATCCCTTTCGAAAGATATTCTTTGTCGTCAAAACCTGTGAAAACTCTTTCACCTTTTTTCCCGACAACAATCGCTGTTCCGGTATCTTGGCACGAAGGAAACTCCATTTGTGCTGCGATCACAGCATTTTTAAGAAGATCTACGGCGACGAAACGATCATTCGGAGACGCTTCAGGATCTTTAAGAATTCTTTCAAGTTTTTCCAAGTGACTGGCGCGCAAAAGATGTGACACATCGCTAAGAGCTTCCTGCGCGATCAACTCTAAAGCTTCTGGCGCAACCACCAAAACTTCTTTGTCGCCGAACTTTTCAACTTTCACGTGATCGGAAGAGATTTTTTTATACTGAGTGTTATCTTTTTGTTTTTCGTAGAGAGGAAAATATTTGAATGACATAGCGTCAAAGGTAGCATTGCGTCGTCAGCGCGCGCAAGCCTCGGTGCGGCTTTTTAGGTGGGCTTTGATGGTGGGATTTAAGGAGCCGTGATTACGGCATTTTATTTGGGGACCGGGGCACTCTCTTGCGTCAGAGAGGTGGTCCAAGGACCTACCGAGGGTCGAAGGATTTTTTCAATGTCTCCTTCTGAAACAAAACATATCGCCCTGGACCTATAAGCACAAACAGATAATATTTAGACTTTCCATAAGTTTTTCTTATGCACAAATTTCCGCACCTAAACACATTTTGGACTCTTTATTATGAACTTTTTGCATCGTATCACTGCTGTTTTTCGAGTGAAATTCACTTGAGGAGCGTGTTTGCGGCGTCTTAACAAAATCCTAAAACTTCTCTCGGGCAGATTCCGGCTCTTTCGATTGCCAACTTCTCATTTATCTATTAGCTTTCACGGAAATTTTTACTGGAGGCTCCATGGCACTTTTCCTCGTAGGCTTATGTCTCGCGGCTGTGATCACCCTGTACTTTAAGAACAACCCTTTGGGTCATTCTCGTAAGTTCATGTTCCGTCGCTTCGTTAACTGGTTCCCCCTCGGAATGACGTATGCCTTCTTGTACATGGCTCGTTACAACTTGAACGTCTCCAAAAATGCCTTGGGCGATATGATGACCAAAGAACAATTTGGTTTGATCTTCGCAGCCGGTACAATCACTTACGGTTTCTCTTTTCTTCTTAACGGTCCGATCGTTGACAAGATCGGTGGTAAAAAAGGGATTATTATCGCGGCTCTCGGTGCCGCAGTAATGAATCTTTTGATGGGTGGAGTGACTTACCTCTACCTTATGGGACGCCTAAAAACGAATATGGTTCTGGCGTTCTCTGTATTGTTTGCGCTGAACATGTTCTTCCAAAGTTACGGTGCGGTTTCCATTATCAAAGTCAAAGCCTACTGGTTCCACGTTCGTGAGCGCGGTGTCTTCGGCGCAATCTTCGGGACTTTGATTTCTTTCGGGGTTTACTTTGCATTCGACTGGGGTCAAGCGATCGTTGATGCTTCCCAGCTTCATATTGAAGGCGAAAGAACAGCTTTCCAAAACTTCATTCAGCACATTTTTGCTATCGACACAGGTACGACAAATGCCACTTGGTTGGTATTTACAATTCCTGCATTTCTTTTGATCTGCTGGGCATTGGTTGACATGGTTCTTTTGAAGGACTCTCCAAAAGAAGCGAACTTTGATGACTTCGATACAGCCGATGCTTCTTCTGCTCCCGGTGAAAGCGATGAGAACCTGAAAATCTCTATCGGTTTCATGCTTAAAAAGATCTTCACAAATCCAGTGATGATCACAATCGCCCTTGTGGACTTCACTTCAGGCGTTTTACGTAACGGTATCATGCAATGGTATCTCGTTTTCGCTAAAGAAATGAAAGACGTGAATCCTTCTTTCTTTGATGGTTCTCAGTTCTTTATTCAAAACTGGGGGCTATTGCTTTGCTTAACGGGTATCTTCGGTGGATTTGCCGCAGGTATTATCTCAGACCGTGTCTTCCAATCTCGTCGTGGTCCTCCAGCGGCTCTTAACAATGCCTTCATGATTGTTCTTTTAATCATCATGATCTTCTCTTTGATGAAGAACCCAACTGCTTTGGGTGCTGCGGCTGTGATGCTGACGTTCGCCGTGATCGGTGTTCATTCTTTGATGTCGGGAACAGCGGCCGCCGATTTCGGTGGTAAGAAGATGACAGCAACAGCGTCTGGTATCGTGGATGGTTGCGTGTACTTAGGTTCAGGTATTCAATCGATTGCGATCGGTTACCTTTCACACAAAGACTGGCACTATTGGCCTTTGTTCTTGTTGCCATTTGCTTTCTTGGGGTTGTGGCTTTCTATTAAAATGTGGCACGAACTTCCTGCGGCTACGAAGAAATACATCCTTGAAGTGGAAAAGGCCGAAGAGAAGCTTCAACAAAGTGGAGCTCACTCTCAAGCGGGACCAGGTACGGATCCTGCGGGCGTTCCAAACTAAAAAAAATTCTTAACAAGAATCTAAAAAAAGCCCACTTCCTAGTGGGCTTTTTTATTTTTCTCTTATACTCTGCGCCCATGTCATTTTTTATCTCTTCCGCTCGCTATATTCTTCGTCTTGTAATTCTGGGCATGGTCATGCGCGGAATCGTCGCTCTTTATTTGAATCTTTGGGATTTCCAGGCGCTAGAAAGTTTTGATAATACGCTGGGACCGTTTTTATATGGCTGGCACTTTGATTTGGCGATTGCTAGCTTCATGTATCTGATTCTATACGGCAGCTCCGTGATGTTTGGTTTCGCAGAAAAAACGTTTTCCAAAATCAACTGGCTGCTTCTGCTTTGTTACACGGTCTTTATCACTGTCGATGCGATTTACGCCAAAGAATCCGGTCGTCATATTTCCTATGAGGTCTATAATCTTTTTACCATTCAGGGTTCTCTTAGCGGTTTGTTAAAACAATACTGGTTGCAAGCTCTTTTTGCATTCTTGGGAGCTTCATTTGCCTCTAAGTTTTTTACCCCCCGCTATAAACCCGTCACTGGAATTATTAAGCGCAGCCTTGCTGTGCTCTTTGTTTTAATTATCAGCGTGGTTTTTGCCCGTGGCTTTGAAGGCATTCCCCAAGATCCTTCGTGGGCGTATCGCTCTGGCGGAGGCAGCAAAGGTGCGACGCTCGCCCTTAATGGCGCTTACGGAATTGTTTGGGCAGTGCTTTCTGGAAAAAAATCTTCCAAAGAACAAATCGAAATTCCCGCGCACATTAAGAGCGCGGAAATTTTTGAACGCTGGAGATCTTTGCGGGGCATTCAAAAACCGTTTGCGGATTTTGATGGCAATATCGTGATTGTATTTTTAGAAGGCTGGCCCGGAGTTTACGTCGATAAAAAAGTCGGCGATGAAGACGTTCTGCCTTTCTTTAATTCTCTTCGTAAAGAATCTTTGCGTGTGGATTTAATGCTAGCCGGAGGGCATCGCACCACAGAAGGACTTTTTGCCACTCTTTGCAGTCTCCCCAATCCTCCCGGAAAAAGCATTATGTTTTCAGAAATTGAAAACAAAGATTTTAAATGCTTTCCGCAATTCCTAGCAAAAAAGGGTTACAGCTCTGCGTTCTTCCAAGGATCTGACCAATACACCAGTGGCGTGGGTCTTTTGGTTTTGAAAACAGGCTTTCAAGAATCTTACGGAAAACGCGAAATTCCAGATTGGAAAAACATCGAACAAAACTCTTGGGGGGTGTTCGATCAAGACCTTTATAAGTTTGCTATCGACCGAATGGACCATATGCAAGAGCCCATGTTGATTGGTCTCAACACCAACACAACTCACGATCTCGCTTTACCTCACGGTGTTCGTCCCGCATTCGGCGAAGAGAACCAATCATCTTTGCACTTAAGTGTGACTCATCATGCGGATAAAGAGCTGCGTGG
This region of Bdellovibrio sp. BCCA genomic DNA includes:
- a CDS encoding CHASE domain-containing protein — translated: MKRLKRVFVLSHEWNVFLVLLIIISVSVFSWWTVKVHLEKEWNARLEAEIQKVTSTIGREFFGYGQALTDTRAYFQLSGVPSPKEFQTYIESSELLRRFPGLQGIAFAEKIEKDGTASLEKRMRDNGYPDFKFWPEGERALHTSIVLIQPEDWRNKKALGFDMYSDLSRQSAMDKAVLTNSLAITDPVVLVQDDSESNQQGFLIYLPVTKTTDVTGEAEPKSALLGFVYSIVRITKFFNGALGVPQFYDEKVNYKIYIYEKKLGRTIPIYERFPSKNLDEKEPVDISVDKEIQVFDKTWTLHFEPLPHFFNWYERYVPFLFAFVTLVMLSVIFLALWSTQQFLKFSERHKDSLAQLSKSKSTEIALFRRLNTVIADLSSAIEGSNLFEKFCGHLENVFQIEDCAVFVREHKGPFEKRFQKVLRSFPDILDVPLEFDELLRDGVLSTKIPSEELTRLLALCPPGVRETFENESCYLMRSVLHESGKSTSILVIMKGPEGLADSKVMEYALVGVFGQFAMSYDKAILLRRAEDANFMKSSFLANMSHEIRTPLGVIVGYSEILADDELEGDEKTQIVKSIKRNGKELARLIDDILDISKVEAGKLHFEMAQVNLENLIHEIKSIMEVRASDKKIQFNIAKLSNVPGYVITDDVRLKQILVNIVGNAIKFTEKGAVKLLYKTYVNDEKEEFLEFQVQDSGIGISEKNRENLFKPFSQGDVSTTRKYGGTGLGLALSRRLAELLGGDLFLLESSIGKGSTFCLRIPLRGLAKEYLNMKSSQEATVLKVVNTFDEKPSHAIDWSSLDLKNLLKGVRVLLVEDSEDNQEIFQHFLMTAGAEVTVADDGEKAVDAAFKNSPDIILMDIQIPKMDGKEATKRIRQKGFTKPVIALTAHALNEEIESCLAAGCNGQITKPVSGELLVQEIYFYLNHRG
- a CDS encoding PilZ domain-containing protein, which codes for MTQIFITGTQKIPNQLKNEKSFNCTVIENPYNLRAALQGTNDEKIIVVFLPFLEIRHFDIYSYLQKTIPNVKTFFVVNELSSSMKIKLKTHRDFVVLWKTEEANLANDILAYLEGKSLQLREDKREPHENKAMLSPSLLPLGMENKGFQPIMGGSFENISVNGSCLKIKAPFYSKKDFVSLTYQNKAGEYVSIEGQVRWTKWNEGEQSQELGVQFLTQG
- a CDS encoding nitroreductase family protein; protein product: MSENIFSKVPELAYIEEALPCNMEEFKKVVISRRSVRVFTDEQIPDAVVEECLSLALLAPNSSNLQPWEFYWVKSEDKLKKLKTLCLNQPAARTAPTLIACVARPDRWSLGQKVNLAYFDKRPDTPKAVRAYYEKLVPFVYGNGPLNLFSPFKTLAISILGLFRVVPRGPFGHWGNLLWATKTTALACENLMLAFRAAGYDSCPMEGFDEVRVKKLLGLPRGASVTMIISAGKRASNGVYAERIRGAQDLFIKKV
- a CDS encoding AI-2E family transporter → MMDILRSKSTLVRWALLVVLIAAFLFINWPFLGPLVLAGIFALGLNDFINTISRKTKLSRNSSIALTVLAGFAIFWIPITLAIYRIVVHISQPQGIETDRIVSQIHNLKEFVLEYLKKISDWTGTDVAGPARGMMENTMQKTGEMIFNYSSQFLGQLPAIFLASFVFTIVLIVLLVKSSDVRELIMKYSPFNSEATDNLVEVFKSSCSVTLFSTLVIGLIQASIIGIGSLIFGEGDFWLVLTVTFFVSFIPVIGAAPVGFLLAVLAFIGGRTGSGVGLTIVAIIAGTIDNILKPFMVGKENKINPVVGFTCVVGAIIMMGLPGLLIGPVIMNLFVGLSPILIKDI
- a CDS encoding fumarate hydratase — encoded protein: MSFKYFPLYEKQKDNTQYKKISSDHVKVEKFGDKEVLVVAPEALELIAQEALSDVSHLLRASHLEKLERILKDPEASPNDRFVAVDLLKNAVIAAQMEFPSCQDTGTAIVVGKKGERVFTGFDDKEYLSKGIYNTYQKRNLRFSQMAPISFFEEKNTGSNLPAQIDLYSEQGDEYHFLFMAKGGGSANKSYLYQKTKAVLNPEGFEKFVRETLNSLGTAACPPYHLAFCVGGTSAEETLKIVKYASAGYLDGLPTSGSEGGRAYRDLEMEKQIETWARDTGIGAQFGGKYFVHDVRVIRLPRHGASCPIGVGVSCSADRNIKGKITRDGIFLEQLELHPEQYLPNHLKDASAEAIQIDLNKPIQETLKILSAQKVATRVMLSGPMIVARDIAHAKLKEKVDRGEGVPEYFKNYAVYYAGPAKTPKGYASGSFGPTTSERMDPYVGTFQSLGGSMIMLGKGNRSPQVTEACKQYGGFYLGSIGGPAARLGKECITKVEVLDFPELGMESVWKIEVKDFPAFIIVDDKGNDFFKSVIRKL
- a CDS encoding MFS transporter, whose amino-acid sequence is MALFLVGLCLAAVITLYFKNNPLGHSRKFMFRRFVNWFPLGMTYAFLYMARYNLNVSKNALGDMMTKEQFGLIFAAGTITYGFSFLLNGPIVDKIGGKKGIIIAALGAAVMNLLMGGVTYLYLMGRLKTNMVLAFSVLFALNMFFQSYGAVSIIKVKAYWFHVRERGVFGAIFGTLISFGVYFAFDWGQAIVDASQLHIEGERTAFQNFIQHIFAIDTGTTNATWLVFTIPAFLLICWALVDMVLLKDSPKEANFDDFDTADASSAPGESDENLKISIGFMLKKIFTNPVMITIALVDFTSGVLRNGIMQWYLVFAKEMKDVNPSFFDGSQFFIQNWGLLLCLTGIFGGFAAGIISDRVFQSRRGPPAALNNAFMIVLLIIMIFSLMKNPTALGAAAVMLTFAVIGVHSLMSGTAAADFGGKKMTATASGIVDGCVYLGSGIQSIAIGYLSHKDWHYWPLFLLPFAFLGLWLSIKMWHELPAATKKYILEVEKAEEKLQQSGAHSQAGPGTDPAGVPN
- a CDS encoding LTA synthase family protein, producing the protein MSFFISSARYILRLVILGMVMRGIVALYLNLWDFQALESFDNTLGPFLYGWHFDLAIASFMYLILYGSSVMFGFAEKTFSKINWLLLLCYTVFITVDAIYAKESGRHISYEVYNLFTIQGSLSGLLKQYWLQALFAFLGASFASKFFTPRYKPVTGIIKRSLAVLFVLIISVVFARGFEGIPQDPSWAYRSGGGSKGATLALNGAYGIVWAVLSGKKSSKEQIEIPAHIKSAEIFERWRSLRGIQKPFADFDGNIVIVFLEGWPGVYVDKKVGDEDVLPFFNSLRKESLRVDLMLAGGHRTTEGLFATLCSLPNPPGKSIMFSEIENKDFKCFPQFLAKKGYSSAFFQGSDQYTSGVGLLVLKTGFQESYGKREIPDWKNIEQNSWGVFDQDLYKFAIDRMDHMQEPMLIGLNTNTTHDLALPHGVRPAFGEENQSSLHLSVTHHADKELRGFYEALKKRKWKKDWVLVLLSDHTSFSANGIFEHYSIPFLMKYHSVNPDKKTKSPFTEKLLEGAYTQNDVGATLADLTGNEAPTFLGRSLLHPADFSEGASIFHLGQSVWFEGPWAVVFNIRDFNNKRCFRWKNDMAFHYQLPCPENGEEMYLRGLSYIKESQEYLFK